The following nucleotide sequence is from Achromobacter spanius.
CCAGCAGCCCCGGAATCTTCTCGGCCATGAACACCTTCGCTCTTGCCGGGGCCGCCACCGGAATGCCCGGGGCGCCGCGCTGCTCCGTCGTAATCGTCGCCTTCAACTGCTGGGACCTGCTGCACCCTTGTCTGGAAGCCCTGATGACACAGACTATGCCGCCCATGCGCATCGTTGTCGTCGACAATGGCAACGAATCTCCCGACGACGTCGCGCGACTGGCGCATCACACCAATCTGGTCTACGTCAAAGCGGCTGGCAACCTGGGTTTTGCCGCTGGCAATAACCTGGGATTCGCCCACGTGGGTGATTGCGAATGGATTGCACTGCTGAATCCGGACACCGTGCCGCATCCTGAGTGGTTGGCGCGGCTGGCGCAGGCCACCCTCGACTATCCGCAGTTTGCCTTTTTTGGCTCACGCCTGCTGCGAGCAGATAATCCGGCCTTGCTCGATGGCAATGGCGATTGCTATCACGTCAGCGGCTATGCGTGGCGTAGCGGTATCAATCGGCCGGCCACCGCCTATTCCACGGATAACGGTGAGATATTTGCACCCTGCGCGGCGGCCGCACTATACCGGCGAGATATTATTCTTGCCGCCGGCGGGTTTGACGAAGATTTTTTTTGCTATATGGAAGATGTTGACCTCGGTTTCAGGCTGCGCCTAGCGGGCCATCGCTGCCTGGGCGTACCCGGTTCGACCGTATTGCATGCTGGCTCGGCCGTGACCGGAAAACAAAGCGAGTTCTATATTTATCATGGACAGCGCAATCTGGTCTGGACGTTTGCCAAGAATATGCCGGGGTACCTGTTCTGGCTCTTCCTGCCACTGCATATCGCGCTCAACATGCTTGGAATCGCGCGGTATGTCCGGCGTGGCAACTTTCGGGGTGTCATGCGCGCCAAATGGGATGCCATTCGCGGCTTACCAAAAATCTGGCGCAAGCGCCGGGTCCTGCAGCGCAACCGCTTGATCGCGCCCTTGCAACTGCTCCGCGTACTGAATAAGAAACCGTATAAAGACTAGCGCGCAGACAGCGCGCACTACAAATGAAAAGCCCTACTTCGATCATCATCGTGAACTACAAC
It contains:
- a CDS encoding glycosyltransferase family 2 protein; its protein translation is MNTFALAGAATGMPGAPRCSVVIVAFNCWDLLHPCLEALMTQTMPPMRIVVVDNGNESPDDVARLAHHTNLVYVKAAGNLGFAAGNNLGFAHVGDCEWIALLNPDTVPHPEWLARLAQATLDYPQFAFFGSRLLRADNPALLDGNGDCYHVSGYAWRSGINRPATAYSTDNGEIFAPCAAAALYRRDIILAAGGFDEDFFCYMEDVDLGFRLRLAGHRCLGVPGSTVLHAGSAVTGKQSEFYIYHGQRNLVWTFAKNMPGYLFWLFLPLHIALNMLGIARYVRRGNFRGVMRAKWDAIRGLPKIWRKRRVLQRNRLIAPLQLLRVLNKKPYKD